The segment ACTTCTGCTCGAAGGCCTGCAGCTCGACGTCCTTCATCTTGCGGCTCATCGGGCCCAGGTTGGCGGTGCCTTCGGTCAGGGCGGGCGGCGCGGTGGACGAGCCAGCAGCCTGGATCTGGATGTTTACGTTCGGATATTCCTTCTTGTAGGCCTCGGCCCACAGGGTCATCAGGTTCGCGAGGGTATCGGAACCGACGCTGGAGAGGTTACCCGATACACCGGTGGTCTTGGTGTAGGTCGGGATTGCTGGGTCGACAGCGGCGACCGCATTGGCGGTGGCAACGCCAGCGGCGGCAAAGGTCAGGGCCGCCATCAAACGCTTCAGTTTCATGCCTTGCTCCTAGCAGGAATATCGTAGGGGTTGTGATGGAACGGGCCCAAGTATCAGCAGGCCGCATGAACACGATATGACTCGAATGTGACAATTGGATGAAAGGCCATCACCGGTAGTCGGGGATGGCCTTTGCAGGATGTTTCAGGGGGGAGGGGAAGACCAGCCTGGCCCCGTCGTGTAGGAGCGGCCTTGTGTCGCGAACGGGCTGCGTAGCAGCCCCGGCAATTCATGCGGCGAAGCTGAGATCCTGGGGCTGCTGCGCAGCCCTTTCGCGACACAAGGCCGCTCCTACAGGGATCGCATAACCTTTAGGCCCATGCTGTACCTGTAGGAGCCGACTTGCCGGCGATGAGGCGCTCAAGACAGTTGCCCCCACAGGTCCGAGTAAAGCAGTGCCCGTGATTTGCTCTGCCTTAGCGTTTCTTCGCCAGCAAATAGATCCCCACCAACAACCCCAGCGCACACAGGCACGCCACGTAGTACGCCGGCGCCATCGGGCTGACCTTGAGCAGCCCGGTAACCACCATCGGGGTCAGGCCGCCAAAGATGGCGTAGGCCAGGTTGTAGGAGAACGACAGGCCGCTGAAGCGCACCACCGCCGGGAAGGCCTTGACCATCACGTAGGGCACCGCGCCGATCACGCCCACGCACAGGCCGGTCACGGCGTACAGCGGGAACAGCAGGTCCGGGCGGGTCGGCAGGCTGTGGTAGAAGCTCCACGAGCTTGCCAGCAGCAGCAGGCTGCCAATCACGAACACCCGGCCTGCGCCAAAGCGGTCGGCCAGGCTGCCGGCGGTGATGCAGCCCACGCTCAGCAGCACGATGGCCAGGCTGTTGGCCTTGAGCGAGTCGGTGGGGCTGATGTGGTAGAGGCTCTGCAGCAGCGCCGGGGTCATCAGGATCACCACCACGATGCCGGCCGACAGCAGCCAGGTCAGCAGCATCGACAGGATCACCGCGCCGCGGTGGTCACGCAGCACCGCACGCAGCGGCAGCTCTTCGGCCAGGGCCTTGCGCTGCTGCATTTCGGCGAACACCGGGGTTTCGTGCAGCCAGCGGCGCAGGTACACCGAGAACAGGCCGAACACCCCGCCCATCAGGAACGGGATACGCCAGGCGTAGTCGGCCACTTCTTCGGGGGTGTAGACCGTGTTGATCAGCGTGGCCACCATCGAGCCCAGCAAAATGCCCGAGGTCAGGCCGGCGGTCAGGGTGCCGCAGGCGTAACCGGTGTTGCGCGCCGGCACGTGCTCGGAGACGAACACCCAGGCGCCCGGCACCTCACCGCCAATGGCCGCGCCCTGGATCACGCGCATCAGCAGCAGCAGAATCGGCGCCCACAGGCCGATCTGTGCATAAGTCGGCAGCAGGCCCATCACCAAAGTCGGCAGGGCCATCATGAAGATGCTCAGGGTGAACATCTTCTTGCGCCCGAGCAGGTCACCGAAGTGGGCCATGACGATGCCGCCCAGCGGCCGCGCCAGGTAGCCGGCGGCGAAGATGCCGAAGGTCTGCATCAGGCGCAGCCACTCGGGCATGTCGGCGGGGAAGAACAGCTTGCCCACTACCGTTGCGAAGAACACGAAGATGATGAAGTCGTAGAACTCCAGCGCACCGCCCAGGGCAGACAGCGAAAGGGTCTTGTAGTCACTGCGGGTCAGCGGCCGGGACGGCTGCTCGATACTGCTGGGCACGGAGGTCATCGACGTTCTCTTGTTGGAGTGCAGGCCGCTTGGGGTGCGGCTTCTGGAATGTTCAGCCGGTGAAGATAACAAATTGCAAAGTGCGGCCGATAGCATACAAAGTCCGTACAGATATTCACGAATGCACGGTCGTCGCTGGCTGTGATGGTCTATATACTGGCCGTTCGTAGAAAAAGGTTGCGTTTATCACGGGATGTTGTGCGAAAACGTAAGTCAGTACTGTCAGACTGTTTCGCAGAGTCTCCCTTTGGCCGCCCCCGAAGCGACGTCAGTGTCCGGCTGAAGCGTTTTCACGGCGTCCTCCACTGCGCCACCAACGAAGCGTCACGGGTCAGAGGCCCCACGGCATGATTGAGCTCGAACAAGAAGATCCTATCCCGCAGGGCGACCTGGCCCTGCAGATCACCGCGCTACCGCGCGAAACCAACGGCTTCGGCGATATCTTCGGCGGCTGGCTGGTCGCCCAGATGGACCTGGCCGGCACCGCCATGGCCAGCCGCGTCGCCGGTGGCCGGGTGGCCACCGTAGCCATCGACCGCATGGCCTTTTTGGTACCGGTGGCGGTGGGCGCACAGCTGTCGTTCTATACCCAGACCCTGGAAATCGGCCGCAGCTCGATCCAGATGATGGTCGAGGTGTGGAGCGACGACCCGCTGTCCAGCGAATGGCGCAAGGTCACCGAGGCGGTGTTCGTGTTCGTCGCCATCGACGGCAGTGGCCGTACCCGTTCGGTGCCTCGTCGCTGACCAAGCCGCGCGGTAAACTCGTTGCCTGGCATGGGGTCCAACGCCTCACTGCAACCTTTGAGACGAGCGCATGGTTATCCCACGTATCGAAACCGAACAACACGGCGAGCTGAACTGCTGGCGCCTGACCACCGCCCACGCCGAGCTGCTGATCGCCCAACAGGGCGCGCAGATTCTCAGCTACCAGCGCGTGGGCGAGCCGCCGCTGCTGTGGCTGAGCGAAGACGCCATCTTTGGCCAGGGCAAGTCGGTACGTGCCGGGGTACCGGTATGCTGGCCCTGGTTCGGCAACCTGCAACGCAACCCCGAGCCTGTGCAAGCCATGTACACCGGCAGCGAAGCGCCGGCGCATGGCCTGGCCCGTACCCGCGACTGGCAACTGTTGGCTGCCGACCAGCAAGGCGAGGGCCTGAGCGTCACCTTCACCCTGCCCCAGGCGCAGGGCCAGCTGCCGGGCTGGGCCCACAACGTGGCCCTGACCCTGCAGGTAGAGCTGGCAAGCGAGCTGAAGCTGACCCTCACCAGCCGCAACCAGGGCGACAGCCCGGTGACCATCAGCCAGGCCCTGCACAGCTACTTTGCCGTCAGCGACGTGCGCCAGGTGCAGGTGGAAGGGGTCGAGGGGCTCAGCTACATCGAGACCCTGGCCGAATGGCAGCAGCGCCAGCAGCAAGGCGCGCTGGGCTTTGCCGGCGAGACCGACCGGATCTACCTCGATACCCCGCAAACCTTGAGCATCGATGACCCGCACTGGCAGCGGCGCATCACCCTGACCAGCAGCGGTTCGCGCTCGGCGGTGATCTGGAACCCTTGGACCGAACGGGCCAGGGAGCTGGCCGACATGGCCGACGACGGCTGGCAGCGCATGCTGTGCATCGAGACGGCGAATGTGTGGGATGACGTGGTGACGCTCAAGCCCGGGGCGAGTCATACGCTGGGGCTGGTGATCGGCAGCCAGGCGCTCTGAGCCAATGGCCTCATCGCCGGCAAGCCGGCTCCTACAGGGGTCGCACCAGCCTCATACCTGTAGGAGCCGGCTTGCCGGCGATAGGGCCCTTACAGGTCGGCGTCTTCCACCACCCTCACCTTCCCGGCATCCAGCGCATAGGCCGCGTCGGCCAGGTCATTGCTGACCTTCTCCACCTTCAACTGCCCGGTAACCCACAACGGCGTGTAGATATCGTCGATCTTCAGCCCCTTGGGGTAGCGCACCAGCACCAGCTGGTTCGGCGGCGGCGGCGGCACGTGGATGCACGCGCCCGGGTAGGGCACCAGGAAGAACAGCGTGCTGTTGCCCTTGGCGTCGCTTTCCAGCGGCACCGGGTAGCCGCCCAGGCGGATCTGCTTGCCGTTCATGGCGGCCACGGTCTTGGTCGAGTACATCACCGCTGGCAGGCCCTTGCTCTGCTTCAGGCCACCCTTGTCGGTGAACGTACCCATGGCTTCCGGGGAGTTGTGGTCGATCTCGGGCATCTGCTCGAGGGCCTTCTGGTCCGACTTGGGCATCAGCTCCAGCCAGTCGGTTTCGGGCAGTTCGGCATGGGCCAGGGTGCTGGCCAGCAGCAGGGGAATGAGAAATAACGCTCGCATGGAAATGCTCGGCAACTCAGGATTGAATTGCCGGGCATTCTAGCCTGTGTTCAGTTCTTCTTGATGAAGCCGTAGATCACCAACAGGACGATGGCGCCCACCAGGGCCCCGAAGAAGCCCGCAGCCTGCCCCGCCTGGTAAATGCCCAGCGCCTGCCCGCCATAGGTGGCGACCAAAGAGCCTGCGATACCGAGCAGGATGGTCATGATCCAGCCCATGCTGTCGTCGCCCGGTTTCAGGAAACGCGCCAGCAGGCCGACGATCAGGCCGATGAAGATGGTTCCAATGATGCCCATGGCAATCCCTCGATAATTGAAGATGGAACACGCCAAAGCCTAGACAGCGCTTTGGCGAGTTGCCATTTCAGAGGGCTACAGACCGACAGAAGTTCGATCAGCCGGCGATCAACGCCTCTACTTCGGCGATCTTGGCCTTGAGGGTGGCCATGTCGCTGCAGCGCAGGGTGGCGTGGCCAACCTTGCGCCCAAGCTTGAAAGCCTTGCCGTAGTGGTGCAGATGGCAGTCGTCGATGGCCACGACCTTGTCCACCGCCGGTACTTCGCCAATGAAGTTGAGCATGGCGCTCTCGCCGACCTTGGCGGTCGAGCCCAGCGGCAGGCCGGCAACGGCGCGCAGGTGGTTCTCGAACTGGCTGCACTCGGCGCCTTCGATGGTCCAGTGCCCGGAGTTGTGCACCCGCGGGGCGATCTCGTTGGCCTTCAGGCCACCGTCGACCTCGAAGAACTCGAAGGCCATCACGCCAACGTAGTCGAGCTTGTGCAGCACACGGCCGACGTAATCTTCAGCCAGCGCCTGCAGCGGGTGCGCCGCGCTGGCCACCGACAGCTTGAGAATGCCGCTCTCGTGGGTGTTGTGCACCAGCGGGTAGAAACGGGTTTCGCCATCGCGGGCACGCACGGCCACCAGCGACACTTCGCCAGTGAACGGCACGAAGCCCTCCAGCAGGCACGGCACGCTGCCCAGCTCGGCGAAGGTGTCGACCACGTCTTCAGGCTTGCGTAGCACCTTCTGGCCTTTGCCGTCGTAACCCAGGGTGCGGGTTTTCAGCACGGCCGGCAGGCCGATGCTGGCCACCGCGGCGTCCAGGTCGGCTTGCGAGAGAATGTCGGCAAAGGCCGGGGTGGGGATGCCCAGGTCGCGGAACATGCTCTTTTCGAACAGGCGGTCGCGGGCGATACGCAGAGCTTCGGCGCTGGGGTACACCGGCACGAACTGCGAGAGGAAGGCGACGGTCTCGGCCGGCACGCTTTCGAACTCGAAGGTTACCAGGTCGACTTCGTCGGCCAGCTGGCGCAGGTGGTCCTGGTCGCCGTAGTCGGCGCGCAGGTGCTCACCCAGAGGCGCTGCGCAGGCGTCCGGCGCCGGGTCGAGGAAGGCGAAGTTCATGCCCAGCGGGGTACCCGCCAGGGCCAGCATGCGGCCCAGCTGGCCACCACCGATTACACCGATCTTCATAAAGTCAGCCTCAAGCCTGGCGCGGGTCTGGATTGTCCAGCACGGTGTCGGTCTGCTCAGTGCGGAACTGCTTGAGCGCCGCGTGATACTGCGGGTACTTGGCACCGAGGATGCTCGCCGACAGCAGTGCGGCGTTGATCGCACCGGCCCGGCCGATGGCCAGGGTGGCGACCGGCACGCCGGCCGGCATCTGCACGATCGACAGCAGCGAGTCGACGCCCGACAGCATCGACGACTGCACCGGCACACCCAGCACCGGCAGGTGGGTCTTGGCGGCGCACATGCCTGGCAGGTGGGCGGCGCCACCGGCACCGGCGATGATCACCTCGATGCCGCGGCCTTCGGCCTCTTCGGCGTACTGGAACAGCAGGTCCGGGGTGCGGTGGGCGGAAACCACCTTCACTTCGTAGGGAATGCCGAGTTTTTCCAGCATATCGGCGGTGTGGCTAAGGGTGGACCAATCGGACTTGGAGCCCATGATCACGCCAACCAGTGCACTCATCGTCGAGCCTCTTCGCTTGTGCGCCCGCAGGCGCGTCAAAAAACAACAAGCCACGCGGGACGACCGGCGTGGCTTGTTTGCTGATCCGGACCGGAGCTGTCCGGTCGAAAGGCCGCGCAGTATAGCGTAACGCGACGCCGTCACGGCACCCCCGGCGACCAACTGTCGGCCTTATTTTTCGGGGGTTTGGCTGACTTTTGAGTCAACTGCCGCCGGCCCGCCTTCGAGCTTGCGCCACAGCAGCCGCACATTGGCCTTGCGCACCAGGGCGCAGCGGTACAGGCGGATTTCCAGCGGCACATGCCACTGGCTACCGCCGCAGATCACCAGCTCGCCGCGCTCCAGCTCGCCGCGCATCGACAACCGCGGCACCCAGGCAATCCCCATGCCTTCGAGCGCCATGCTCTTGAGACTGTCGGCCATGGCGGTTTCATAGACAGTGGTATAGCGCAGGTTGCGCTGGCGCAGCAGCAGGTTGACCGAGCGCCCGAGGAAGGCCCCGGCGCTGTAAGCCAGCAGCGGCACGCTGCCCTCGCCTTCCAGGTCGAACATCGGTTTGCCGTCGGCACCTACCGCGCACACCGGCAGCATCTCGGTGGTGCCCATGTGCAGCGACGGGAAGATTTCGGCGTCCATCTGCAGCGCCGCGTCCGGGTCATAGAACGCCAGCATCAGGTCGCAGCCACCCTCGCGCAGGGCGTGCACGGCATCCCCTACGTTAGTCGCAACCAGGCGCGTAGCGATGTTCAAACCATCGTTGCGCAACTGGGCCACCCAGCGCGGGAAAAAGCCCGAGGCCAGGGAGTGGGCGGCAGCTACCTGGATGACCTCGCCCTGGCCACCTTCAAGATGATGTAAATGGCGGAGAACTTCGCTCAACTGGTCGACAACAGTGCGCGCGGTGACGAGAAACAGCTGCCCGGCCTCGGTTAGCTCGATCGGTGTGCGCGAGCGGTTGACCAGGGTCAGCCCCAACGCCGCCTCAAGGCTGCGAATACGCCGGCTGAAGGCCGGCTGGGTGACGAAACGACGCTCCGCTGCCTGCGAAAAACTGCGCGTGGAAGCCAGGGCACTGAAGTCCTCCAGCCATTTGCTCTCGAGGTTCATCGACTACTCCGCAACGCGTGCACCAAAATGGAACACGCTCGATTGTCAATCGGCGTCACACCAAACCGTATGCCGTTTGTGCATAGGTTAGCGTGCAACAGCATTGGCCGCAAAATCGGCTTCAGGCCTAGGATTGGCGCCATTCCGGCATGTGCCGGGTCAAAATCGAGATGATATCCATCATGTCCTCCGCTGCATCGTTCCGCGTCGAAAAAGATCTGCTTGGCACCCTTGAAGTCCCTGCCGATGCCTACTACGGCATCCAGACCCTGCGCGCTGCCAACAACTTCCACCTCTCCGGCGTTCCGCTGTCGCACTACCCGAAACTGGTAGTGGGCCTGGCGATGGTCAAGCAGGCTGCTGCTGACGCCAACCGTGAGCTGGGGCACCTGAGCGATGCCAAGCATGCTGCCATCAGCGCAGCCTGCGGGCGCCTGATCAAGGGCGACTACCACGAGCAGTTCGTGGTGGACATGATTCAAGGCGGTGCTGGTACTTCCACCAACATGAACGCCAACGAAGTCATCGCCAACATCGCGCTGGAGGCCATGGGCCACCAGAAGGGTGAGTACCAGTACCTGCACCCGAACAACGATGTGAACATGGCGCAGTCGACCAACGACGCCTACCCGACCGCCATCCGCCTGGGCCTGCTGCTGGGCCACGACGCCCTGCTGGCCAGCCTCGACAGCCTGATCCAGGC is part of the Pseudomonas fakonensis genome and harbors:
- a CDS encoding MFS transporter, coding for MTSVPSSIEQPSRPLTRSDYKTLSLSALGGALEFYDFIIFVFFATVVGKLFFPADMPEWLRLMQTFGIFAAGYLARPLGGIVMAHFGDLLGRKKMFTLSIFMMALPTLVMGLLPTYAQIGLWAPILLLLMRVIQGAAIGGEVPGAWVFVSEHVPARNTGYACGTLTAGLTSGILLGSMVATLINTVYTPEEVADYAWRIPFLMGGVFGLFSVYLRRWLHETPVFAEMQQRKALAEELPLRAVLRDHRGAVILSMLLTWLLSAGIVVVILMTPALLQSLYHISPTDSLKANSLAIVLLSVGCITAGSLADRFGAGRVFVIGSLLLLASSWSFYHSLPTRPDLLFPLYAVTGLCVGVIGAVPYVMVKAFPAVVRFSGLSFSYNLAYAIFGGLTPMVVTGLLKVSPMAPAYYVACLCALGLLVGIYLLAKKR
- a CDS encoding acyl-CoA thioesterase, with the translated sequence MIELEQEDPIPQGDLALQITALPRETNGFGDIFGGWLVAQMDLAGTAMASRVAGGRVATVAIDRMAFLVPVAVGAQLSFYTQTLEIGRSSIQMMVEVWSDDPLSSEWRKVTEAVFVFVAIDGSGRTRSVPRR
- a CDS encoding D-hexose-6-phosphate mutarotase, encoding MVIPRIETEQHGELNCWRLTTAHAELLIAQQGAQILSYQRVGEPPLLWLSEDAIFGQGKSVRAGVPVCWPWFGNLQRNPEPVQAMYTGSEAPAHGLARTRDWQLLAADQQGEGLSVTFTLPQAQGQLPGWAHNVALTLQVELASELKLTLTSRNQGDSPVTISQALHSYFAVSDVRQVQVEGVEGLSYIETLAEWQQRQQQGALGFAGETDRIYLDTPQTLSIDDPHWQRRITLTSSGSRSAVIWNPWTERARELADMADDGWQRMLCIETANVWDDVVTLKPGASHTLGLVIGSQAL
- a CDS encoding DUF3299 domain-containing protein; translation: MRALFLIPLLLASTLAHAELPETDWLELMPKSDQKALEQMPEIDHNSPEAMGTFTDKGGLKQSKGLPAVMYSTKTVAAMNGKQIRLGGYPVPLESDAKGNSTLFFLVPYPGACIHVPPPPPNQLVLVRYPKGLKIDDIYTPLWVTGQLKVEKVSNDLADAAYALDAGKVRVVEDADL
- a CDS encoding GlsB/YeaQ/YmgE family stress response membrane protein; this translates as MGIIGTIFIGLIVGLLARFLKPGDDSMGWIMTILLGIAGSLVATYGGQALGIYQAGQAAGFFGALVGAIVLLVIYGFIKKN
- a CDS encoding 5-(carboxyamino)imidazole ribonucleotide synthase produces the protein MKIGVIGGGQLGRMLALAGTPLGMNFAFLDPAPDACAAPLGEHLRADYGDQDHLRQLADEVDLVTFEFESVPAETVAFLSQFVPVYPSAEALRIARDRLFEKSMFRDLGIPTPAFADILSQADLDAAVASIGLPAVLKTRTLGYDGKGQKVLRKPEDVVDTFAELGSVPCLLEGFVPFTGEVSLVAVRARDGETRFYPLVHNTHESGILKLSVASAAHPLQALAEDYVGRVLHKLDYVGVMAFEFFEVDGGLKANEIAPRVHNSGHWTIEGAECSQFENHLRAVAGLPLGSTAKVGESAMLNFIGEVPAVDKVVAIDDCHLHHYGKAFKLGRKVGHATLRCSDMATLKAKIAEVEALIAG
- the purE gene encoding 5-(carboxyamino)imidazole ribonucleotide mutase, which translates into the protein MSALVGVIMGSKSDWSTLSHTADMLEKLGIPYEVKVVSAHRTPDLLFQYAEEAEGRGIEVIIAGAGGAAHLPGMCAAKTHLPVLGVPVQSSMLSGVDSLLSIVQMPAGVPVATLAIGRAGAINAALLSASILGAKYPQYHAALKQFRTEQTDTVLDNPDPRQA
- a CDS encoding LysR substrate-binding domain-containing protein, with translation MNLESKWLEDFSALASTRSFSQAAERRFVTQPAFSRRIRSLEAALGLTLVNRSRTPIELTEAGQLFLVTARTVVDQLSEVLRHLHHLEGGQGEVIQVAAAHSLASGFFPRWVAQLRNDGLNIATRLVATNVGDAVHALREGGCDLMLAFYDPDAALQMDAEIFPSLHMGTTEMLPVCAVGADGKPMFDLEGEGSVPLLAYSAGAFLGRSVNLLLRQRNLRYTTVYETAMADSLKSMALEGMGIAWVPRLSMRGELERGELVICGGSQWHVPLEIRLYRCALVRKANVRLLWRKLEGGPAAVDSKVSQTPEK